tttccccggtagtaaaaaggagtacactcccATTcagtttagtgaatgaatcttttcccCCATATCAAAGAACCGTCTCTAAGAACCGTCTCCCTTCGAgtgaaaccaagtaaataacttgcaatttagttttgaatgtcataatagttgcaggataaagagaatacatggttagtatcttacactacaaattttattttggtgctcgacatgGAAAGCCGAGATAAAGCCTCGTCATCCTAAGtttcgcaccaaaataaaccttgtattatAAGATACTAATCATGTATTCTCTTTTAATACACTGGTAACGGTTGTATCTTCTTAAGTGCCAAATTAAAAAGAAGTAATAAATATCCAACTCGCTTGCACAtatctttgaaaataaaagGCATTTGAAATATGTTGATTgcttataataaatataattataatgacattacataatatatttctGAGAGTTATGTTCACTGATCAGACCAGGCACATGTAAACATGCTCCTGATGTTTCGGTCTATCACATGATTTTGAAGAATAGGACTTTCATGAAATTTATATCATAATGTAAAGGAGCAAGTGAAGGATGTGTTGGTATAAAATCTTTGAGGGAAAAAACTTGGAAAAAGGAGAAACTTAATGAAAACACACAGACCAGAGCTGGGAATAAACAGAAAGAGAAGGAAAAACAAGTACAGATGAGACTGAGTGTTGATTCTGATACAAACCTCATTATGAAAGAAATAAGTGAACTTAGAAAGGAAATTTTGGACTTAAAAAGCAAATGTAAAGAAATCACAATAAGTACGAAAGACATTCAAGAAGCTGTGGATAAATCCTTGGAAGTGGCCATGACAAAAACTGTGCAAACCATTAGAGAGGATTTGAAACGTGAAGTCATAGTAGATGTTAGGAAATACATTGACTCTAAAATATCAGAAACAGCAGGACGCATTTCTAGTTTAGAAATGGATGTGGAAAACCTCAAAGAGGAAGTTGAGAAACAAGATGACACTGTAGCCGAGATGAAAACAATCCTTGTTAATCAACAGCAAAGAATCAACAAGGCCCTGGAAAAAGCCAATCGTAATGAACAATATTCTAGAAAATACAATGTTCGTATTAGAGGTCTACCAGAAGAAAAAGGTGAAAACCTGAGGGTAGTGCTCCCGACCAGAATAATGGCAGCAACTGGAGTGAAACTCAATGGATACTATGACATTGTGGCAGTACATCGACTACCCAGTGCACGTGGCACAAATTCACCGCGTCCAGTGATTGTCAAGTTTTTTAATAATGACATAAAAATGTTAGTGACAAAAAATAAGCATTTGCTGAGGAAAGCTGGACTATTTGTGACAGAGGATATCACCAGTGAAAATATTTCCCTGATGGACAAAGTGAAGGCTAGTGACAAAATAGAATACAGTTGGTACTATAACTGTAACGTGTACGGTTTGTGCAAGGACACAAAACAACGGGTGAGGTTCGGCTTATTTGACAACATAGACTCTGTCATTGCTGAACATACCCAGAACGCGAAGGTGATCAGTGACACATATATCGGACAGAAAACAGTGCGGGAATAAATGACTTCTACGTGTGCATCAGTAATGGGACTGACCTCTGAACTGTCTCTTATGTGTCCCACTACGTTGTGCATAAGCGGAAGAaaggtatatataaatgtatataaattttaaagttcCCCCTGATAATTCACTCTGCGAGCCAGATTCAAAGTCACCTTCAATAAGCAATATAATGGCTTGTGTatgtttttgagaaataaaaTTGTGATTCTGTCTATGTACCAACATAGAGGTAAAATAATGCATGTTAGTTTTTATACCATAGttttagtacatacatgtaacaacatacatgtaacacataGCTTCTTAAATGCAGTTTCTTACAAACCTGGTTTCTGCACttttttgtagtaaaatatgtatataaaatatttatttgaagtaaatatataaagacTGAATGATCAAtgcactatatatatgtacctacTAATGAATATGTAGGAATACCAATATCATAATATATCAACATACCATGATGATAGAAATAGTGTAAGCTTTCCCAatagagttgcctccctttctAGAAAGAAGTACATGCTACACAAAAGTCATTTTCTACAATGTCTATTCCATTaatatgtatacacatgtaataccagtacacatgtacagttagCTGATCTTATTTATGGAATGATTTTCCATTTATTGCtgtgttttggaaaaaaaatttatCTTCTTCTTTTTGCAATGAAAGCCCTGTTTGACATGTGCATATAACTGTGATATCATATGGTTTAATGCTTATATATCTTTCTTGCTTCACTACCTGGTGTAAATATAATCTATTAATTATGTGGTCATCCAAATTAATATTTGTTGACCTCTGGTCTTCATGATACTTGTGTATAAGATATTtagtgtctatacatgtatatacttatatattttatctattaaatgaaatatgtgaTCAATTTACAGATGTGTAAAACTGATTATCAACTGCTTATgttcatttcttttttatctattactactattgaaaacaatatacttatataagttatattacatatttatatgtcCTTATCAAAACACCAAACAATTCATTTGTATTATCTATTACCCATAGATAAAACCATGAATGTAAAGGTATTAAATAAGTTATGATATGTTGAGGGATGTACGATATTCTGTTGatcttgaaattttttttttttttttatataaatgctaTCATACTTTTCATTTAATCAGTAccaccaaccccccccccccccctttttttttaaGAAGATAAAAGTGATAACTATCAAAAAGGAAATTTgcttacatatatattcattaatacTTTAACTTTATACAGGTAATCATAATTCTCCCATGCACTGCtcttattatctccccttaacttaagtcatgatatacaatgtacatgatttATGAAATGTGTATGATTTATGATCCTATTTACtttccattttctttttttatatattatttatttttcttacctCTCTCCCtcttctttcaaaattttcaaaatcttatGCATCACCttattaaattaatatacattgaCATTAGCACTTATAAATGGAAATAATATGCCTATCATGGATAATTAAATATCCTTCAACATATCATTCATTACAAAGACTTGAGTCTAAATCATGTGAATGACTGAAACAATGGAACACCATGTGCAACACTGGTATGTCAGTTCTAATGTtcgtttttaatgtaaatgttttcattgttaCTCTCTATATATGTTCTAATCAtgtctgtttatattttttgttcatgATCTGTCATCTAGAATCTTTCTGtctctttttctctttttcttttctcttctcaACTTCTTACCTTTACCCTTGAGATGTGGAATACATTTTCAGATTTTGATAACGGATGAGTAATATCACTATATTATCTGTAAACTGTCAGGGCCTAGGTGACTTTACGAAAAGAAAAGACATATTTTCATACCTTAAAAGTAAAAATCACAATATCTTTTGTATCCAAGACACACATTTTACTGTAGATTTAGAAAATCAGATAAGGTCTGAATGGGGTTATGAATGTTTTTTCAATTCTTACAAATCCAATGCCAGAGGTGTCGCCATTCTATTTaacaacaattttgaatttaagtTTAAGAAAATTAAGAAGGATCATACTGGTAACTTTTTAGCGTTAGAGATAGAAATTGACTCTGTAAGTATGACTCTGATAACAGTATATGGACCAAATAAAGATGAACCAAATTTCTATAACACTATATCAGAAACACTTgatgaatttggaaatataaTGTCTATTATTTGTGGAGATTTTAATCTGGTTCTCAATCCTCACCTTGATTACGATAAGACATATAAAACTGTGAACAATCCACAAGCTCGAGATAAGgtattaaatataattgatgAATACAATCTGATAGATATTTTCAGGGAATACCATCCAAACCAAAAAAGATATACATGGAGAAAATTAAACCCTCTGAAACAATCAAGATTAGATTATTTTTTGGTAAGTGAAGGTTTGTTATCTTTTGTCACCTCCTCTTCTGTAGAACCTAGTTACAGATCAGATCACTCTATTGTAAAGTTAGTATTgaaatttaatgaatttaaaagagGAAGGGGTCTTTGGAAGTTCAATAACTCTCTTCTTTATGATACAGAATATGTTCGATTGATTAATAAGGTTATTACAGACACTAAAAAAGATTATTGTCTTCCTGTTTACAATCAAAATGCTATTGATGACATAGATGATTCAATTTTACAGTTTAATATAGATGAACAATTATTCTTGGAAACTCTGTTAATGAACATTAGAGGTAAAACTATCTCCTTCTCTTCccataaaaaaacccaaaggaatttaaaagaaaataaactgaTACAGACCATACAAGATTTAGAAAACAGTGAAGATACTGATATTTTAGAAATAGAAGACAAAAAGAAAGAATTAGAAGCTATTCGGTCATATAAATTAAAAGGTAGTGTGATAAGATCTAAAGTCAAGTGGGAGGAAGAGGGAGAAAAACCTACCAGATACTTTTTAAACTTAGAAAATAGAAACTTTGTTTCTAAAATAATTCCCAAAATACAAAAAGAAGATGGAACAGTAATAGATAAACAAGTAGACATCTTGGAAAATACCAAACAGTTTTATGAAAATCTCTATAAAGAgaacaaacatataaataatgttgatCTGGATAATTACCTAAATTTCCTTGATCTACCAAAACTTACAGAGTCAGAGTCACAGTCTCTAGAAGGGAAGATCACTCTCAGAGAAGCAagctattttttaaaaaacatgAAGAATAACAAAAGTCCAGGATCAGATGGTTTCACAGTAgagttttttaaaaaaaatttggaaCAAAATTGGTAAATTTGTAGTTCGATCTTTAAATTTTGGTTTTTCAAAGGAAGAATTATCAGTAACCCAGCGGCAAGGAATTATTACATGCATACCAAAAGGTGATAAACcaagacattttttgaaaaattggcGTCCAATCTCTTTGCTGAATATCACATATAAAATTGCCTCTGGGGTGATCTCTTACAGAATGAAAAGTGTTTTAGATAAACTTATAAGTCACGATCAAACTGGGTTTTTATCGGGGAGATATATTGGTGAAAATACACGTCTACTGTATGATATTATGAAATTCACTGAAGATAATGATATTCCTGGTATGATTCTAATGATCGATTTTGAAAAAGCATTCGACTCCGTGTCTTGGAATTACATTCGGAAAGTTCTAAGTTTTTTTGGCTTTGGTAGTGATATTTTAAGATGGTTTAATACTCTACATAACAATGTTACATCTGCAATTAATCAAGGTGGAAATCTTTCTCAATTTTTCGATATAAAACGATTTTGTCGTCAAGGTGACCCAATAGCTCCCTATATTTTTATTCTTTGCGCAGAAGTATTAGCAATTCGACTAAgaaaaaatttgaatataaatggAATCATAACAGAGAACTTTGATATTCTCACATCacaatatgctgatgataccTTTCTCACATTAGATGGGTCTGAGAAATCACTTCGTGAGACTCTAACAGAACTAACTTCTTTCCAAAAAATATCTGgtctaaaaatgaatgtagaCAAAACTGAAATAATTTGGATTGGTAGTATGAAATACAGTAACGAAAGGATGCTTCCGGAATTCAACTTTAATTGGggtaaaacagacaaagttAAAAGAGCCAATATCGTTCAAGAATATTTTAATGGTGGCTTGAAAATGGTAAATTTAAATGCTTTTATTAATTCCCTTAAATTAGGTTGGATCAGGAGATTATACACCTGCGAAGGGAAATGGAAATCTATTTTAAAGGaacacattgattttgatttactaTTAAATGTTGGTGGTGAATATATTTTAAGATGTATTAACCtttgtacaaatgatttttgGAAAGATACTTTTAAAGCCTGGTATAAAGTGAACAGTTCCAAAGAAGTTaaagatttacaaaataaatccttTTTAACAGAAAGTATCTGgcataacaaaaacataactGTTGGTGGTAAACCCGTTTTCTACAGGGCTTGGTATAGATTAGGAGTTCACACAATTGCAGATCTTCTGAAAgatcaaataaacataaatttttactcttttgaagaatttttacaaaaatatgataaattacaCACCAACTTCCTTCAATTTCAAGGACTAATATCTGCTGTTCGTAAACGTCTGCCTAACCCTCAGCCGCAAAACCTATTACCACTTATACGTCCATATGTTCCCCTAAATATAcagattttcttttcaaatataaaaaattcaaaatttctatATGCTATTCTTAATAAGTCAGAAACTGAACCTACAGGTAAGCTGAAATGGCAAGAAGAATTTTATTAGATGAAGAAGAGTGGAAGCATATTTATTACATTCCTTTTAAAGTAACAAAAAACACTAAACTTCAATGGCTTCAGTTTCGTATTTCTCATTATATTCTGACCAccaattcaaaattatttaagtATAGTATAGTAGCTAGCCCTATGTGTACTTTCTGTAATTCAGAGAGAGAAACAATAATTCATTTAATGTGGGAATGTCGAGAAGTACAAAATCTATTGCAAAACTTTGAAACTATTTTAGATGCTCTTTATATTCCTTTTTCAATTAACAAACAATCTTTTCTTCTCGGTCTTTCAACTAACAACATTAATGCATCAGTCGATAATGTTATACTTTTAAtcattaaacaatacatttacagaacaagatgttttcataaaaccttaaatataaacacattggcaaaaaatataaaagaatattataatattcacAGACACATATCAAAtggtcaaaatgattttttgaaagcaaaatttataaaaagttgGAGTAAGTGGACACCGtttatacaatttgatatatgaactctttttacgaaaaaaaattaagaaccaaggataattaattttaaatcctgACAACTTACCGGTATTACTTTTACAACCAATTCTCTACcattagataaaaaatacatatttccaCATCTCGACTCTATCCTCCTATACAACTTTTTCCTCTCTAACCTATCTTTCTTAACCTCTTATAAATGTCATGTATGTCTGAACGAATGTGGGTGTATGGAAACCTttgaatgtatataataatttaagtaAACTCTTTGGtatatgtgtgagggtgtgtgtttgtgtgtgtaaaagtataaatgtgaatgtcatgtaaaattgatacaaatgaaatacttttgtttttgtatttatgatgttaaattaattgtctttgtctgttttgtctgtaaaaatgaaaatgatttcaaaaataaaaaaaaatataaaaaaaatatatttctgagTCGCAAGTGTTTGGATACATCATATTGAGCACATACAAATATTTTCTCTGTAAAAGTATAGCGCACACATAAATCTTATTATTCATATATGGcagatataaaaacaaaaatcgaTATATAcaatagaacgttaattaatcaaacaaacaaactttcatGCCTATGtgacaaatgataaaaattgaCATAAAGTTAAGTGTAAACATAGCATGAGCCCTATTTTACTTTTTGACTTTTTTTCGTGCCCAGTCTTGCCAGAATGGGATTTAATATCGATTATTTTGTGCTGTATTACTTctataatattacaaaaatatgaagttttattatttgtgttattttgtattgGTTCTTCTCCATTACCTAATTTATTTAGTCATCATCACGTGTATTGTAGCCCGAATGCGCCGTTAACCGATTTGTATGGATAAGAGAAGAGGTATTCCGAAAACGGTCAAATGACTATTAGCAACACGACTTATAATAGTGGTGATTTAAGGTATTGTCCGGCGATAAACATTTTCAATGTTACTCTTGTATTCTTTGGTTAAAGACCACTTCATGTTAGAGATTGTGTCTGATTCACAGTGTCGGAAATGCATGGATAATTCAGTAACTTTGGATTAAATTGAAGGTAAGACATTCAGGGTAATTTATACCCTATGAAATAAGTTCCGGGCACCTGTCAAAAAGTCGTCTCTTCGCATAGTTctttataattcaataattttcatCTTTATCCGGTAATAATTATTCTTATCAAAGAGCTTTGTGTTTCTATCTGTTCATCGGTGAACACCATTTACCAAAATtaatggtacatgtaattattttgtttatcatgTGACAAGTGTAGTATCCAGTGTACATAAACAAATCAAACTGCACATGTATTCAGGACCTATATTAACTTATAATTCAAGTCCAAAATTCAATAAAGCAGAATTGAAATTCATTCTAgagatttattttttgtgtttgtgaAACTTTCTGGATGTAATTTCCAAAAATTCTGTGCCGTTATTTATGAAACATTCGTATTTCTTCCTGTGATTGTAACTTATTCTTGGATGCTTCACAATCCATTCCAAGTAGTATTCTCAAAAAAATGTTCACGTGAAAGTTTATCTATACACATATATGATTCGGGTCCATATGTCGCGAAACCTTTCTTATAAAATTAATTCTGTCCCCTTTCTCAAAACGGCACTTAGATGTAAAATAAGGAATGGGATCGATATTTATAGTTTTTCACAATCTTTACATACAGCTGTACTTCATTCCATGTTCATGTTggtgtaggcctatatgttaaCATTTGGGTTACATATCGTGTTGTATGCCTGCAGGGTATTTTCCACAGCATATGAGGTGAATAGTACGTAGTGTATATTTTCGAAGCGAATGAAATCTCCATCCGCATGCATTCGTTCCCATAGTAACATATTTTCATAGTTATATATCGATTAATTTAACAGGTTTTTTTCACACAATTTTAGAGGGAAATTGTGCTGTCTTGACATATTAAATCAAATGCTTTCGAAGATTACaatctatttaaatatttataatattggtTATAAATCCAGTATGTTTGTACAGTTGAATTATCAAGATACTGGaataaatgtgaaaaaatatctGCTTTCCTAAAGTTTCTGTTTTGTGCTACCAAGACATCACGGGATTCTTTTCCTTCACATGCAAAACATAAACTATGGCCTCGGAATGTAGCGAAAACAAATTAAGTGACCCAAATCAACCACTGCGTTTTCTAAGTAAACTCGAAAATAGCCGCAGAATATTTTGGTAAAGTtttggtttattatattttcattcataTAATCGTTCTACTTTATGACTTACATGTACGTGTCATCAATTTGTTGCAGATCAACAGCTCTATAACCATGTCGGCTTACTGGGAAACCCTACCGGAAGTTGTACTGGGCAAGGTTTTCAGGGATCTCGATGTTGCCGGGAAAATTGCCATCCGATCCACATGTTTGGGCTGGAGGCGTGCGTCTTCTAGACCGGAAGTCTGGAAGACATTTTCATATTCCGAGAAAAATATCTGGGAAGCGTTGTTTCCGTCGGGGATGCCTGCATCTATTGAGGATCTTGAGGAGTATAGAAAATTTCACGAGGAGCTGTTGTTTTGTGTTCGAACATTTGGGCCATTCTTTTCAGACGTGGAACTAGAGCTAAAGGGCAACCAGTCATGGGAGGTATTCGAATGCCTTTCTAAGGTCAGTCAAAAAGTGAAGTCTTTTACACTGTTGAAACGGATTGAAGGGGAGACATTTTCAGCTCCCCTGAAAGCCGCAATTTTCGAATTCTGTAAAAGAAATGTCAGAATTGCAAACGTGCATATAGATGATTTGAATTTCCAAGGACAGAAAAACGAGTCTCTCCCGATTGGGTTGACACATTCCAGCTGTTTACAAAGTTTACGAATCGTCAACTCATTCAAGGGCTGTTCGTTAAGTAACCTAATGTATCTGGTGAACCTGCGGGAACTTTCGATAAACCCAAACCAAATGAACTTTAGCTTGTTGAAACATTTAGCTGGGCGCTCACTGCGACGCCTGAATATTATAGCTAACTACAAAACTAAAGACTTCTACAACGAGGCGTTGAGTAACTTTCACTGGCAGGAGATACGACAGTGTGGACCAAAACTCCGCGTCCACTGCCGGCTAGCCGTGCTACACGAGTGGACAGAGAAAGAGGTGCTCTTGAAATCGAACATGCCCCTTACCTCTCTTGTATATCGGAAGAACCGTTTGGTAAAGAGCTGGTCGGAATTGAGCCGTATACTTAGCAACTACAGAGAAACCCTGGATGAGCTGGTGGACTTCAGCTTAAGTGATTGTGTCTACAAACACTCGGACCACATGGTGTATTCCGAAAGGATTGATGGACATATCTTAGACATTGTCAGATGGTGTCCAAAACTTTCCACGTTCACTGTCAAAGAAACAGTTTCAAGTGCGACCATTCTTCTCATTGCATTCCAGAAGCGCGATTTTCCAAATTTATTTATTCGAGAGGACATGATAGTGTATTTGAATGATCTTCCTGATGATGTAACTGACGATTTAGCTGCCAAGGATTTCGTTGACAGCAATTGGCAGAAAGGCATATTCAGTCGAGCCATGTCCTGTTTATTAGGTCGGGACTGGCGTCTGCTAGACAAAGAAGAATATTACCAAATAGTTCAAGAAAGGTACAGTGCGTTATTGTGATTCTAAAGCTTTGTTACAACGTGAAAAGTGCGCATAATGTTTTAAAAGACTGTATGCCTAAAGGAACATATGGATGTCTGTTTACAACATGTCTTATCACATAGAGAATGGACAGAGCTTTCAAAAGTAGGATTTTTATATATGTCAACTGCAAGTCGCTAATGTTTCATTCCTTAGGTTATTTAGAACAATTTCTATGTCACAACTTTAAACTTAGTACCATATTAGatcatgattttgataaatgtcGCGAGATATTAAATTTTGCGTATTTGGAGGAATCGCCGAATTTAGCGAAATTCAAAACCTAACAACTATACAGTCCCAGTACTTGAGAACAAGTTTGAGTTCCACGAAATGCTTTATTAGAAGTAAATTTTCTAGCGGTTCATGTCACAGGGACATCGACTAAAACAAATCCGAGAGTGCCAAATGTAGTAAGAGTTTGGAATATTGATCACACGTACCCTAGTTTACATAGTAACATACTAGTAGTATCAAAACAGTCGGGAGAAATCCGGGAAGGTAAATGAAGCTTTGTTAGGGAAATCGTTAACAATTATTCCAATGTATTGGATAGCGGGTACCAGATATAACGatagtgacagtaacccctgtAGATCGAGGGTGGTATGTACCTTATTGTTTTAACAATTTTCTGTTATGATTAATATTTGTTAACGCcttgaagttttttttaatgaaaagaaaacattatcaAATGCAACGTTGTTGTCTTAGTTATTGCTTCGAAAATTAATGAAATGACCACTCTGCaatacaataaatatgtatCCATGCAAACCccatgaatatattaaaaataaaacataacgCAAACTACATCATCGAGCATTAagtcaatgtttattttaaatataacatGCAGTAAGTCAAGATACACCCAACCATTGCCAATTAACTATAAAACAAATTGCAGTAATATTGTCCGGAGGAACATCTTTCTGACGTATACGTTGACAATGACTGAAAGCGAGCGTAGTCTCTCGTGGAAACTGAATCCAGTAACACTGTTATGTCTATCTCTACAGATTTCACATAAACTGaataataaatgtatgtttattgGGTAATATTGTTAAGGACTGCAACAAAAGGATCCTCCAGATAGAAGCCTATATCGTAAGGTATGATATTATCACGATACGCTGTTACGTAATCCTTGTTTATCGGACAGACATCTGTCAAGCTGTCAGATTCAGAGTAAATCGGACTATGCGTCGAATCGTTATTGCATTATCTAGTCCTAAATTACAGATTGGAGATCAAGATAACCGTACCGCAGGCTTCcaaaaattacacaataaaCCACGCATAAACATATCAAAACAGGAAATGTTGTCCTATGTGACCACaggtacatgtaa
The nucleotide sequence above comes from Argopecten irradians isolate NY chromosome 1, Ai_NY, whole genome shotgun sequence. Encoded proteins:
- the LOC138336538 gene encoding uncharacterized protein; the encoded protein is MSAYWETLPEVVLGKVFRDLDVAGKIAIRSTCLGWRRASSRPEVWKTFSYSEKNIWEALFPSGMPASIEDLEEYRKFHEELLFCVRTFGPFFSDVELELKGNQSWEVFECLSKVSQKVKSFTLLKRIEGETFSAPLKAAIFEFCKRNVRIANVHIDDLNFQGQKNESLPIGLTHSSCLQSLRIVNSFKGCSLSNLMYLVNLRELSINPNQMNFSLLKHLAGRSLRRLNIIANYKTKDFYNEALSNFHWQEIRQCGPKLRVHCRLAVLHEWTEKEVLLKSNMPLTSLVYRKNRLVKSWSELSRILSNYRETLDELVDFSLSDCVYKHSDHMVYSERIDGHILDIVRWCPKLSTFTVKETVSSATILLIAFQKRDFPNLFIREDMIVYLNDLPDDVTDDLAAKDFVDSNWQKGIFSRAMSCLLGRDWRLLDKEEYYQIVQERYSALL